From the genome of Streptomyces sp. NBC_00523:
TACGGACTCCCGGCGGGGGAACGCGCCGGACTGCCCGGCGTCATCGAGCAGGCCACGGAGGTCTGCCGCGCCTTCGTCGCGCGCCGCGTGGCCGACGGAGACCCCGTCTACGTCCGGGCGTTGGCCGAGCGCGGTGGATGGGAACGCTGGGACCGCGTACAGACCTGGCTGGTGGACCACCGCCGGACGTTCACAGCCGCCCTGCTGGACTGAGCCGTACGCTCGCCCCATGCCCCGCAACGCGAAGAAGGCCCGGCGGCTGGTCGCCGACGGGCACACGTATCGGTGGACGCTGCGCCACCGGCACGACGACGGCGGGCCCTGCCGCCAGATCCTCACGCTCCACCGCGAGCCGGGCGGACCCCTCCGCATCGTCTTCACCGAGGGCCCGGACCGTTATGTCCCGGGCGGCGCTCTCCTGGGCTCCGGAGACGTGGGCCACGTCGGGGGCGCCTCCCTCAACCTGCACGAACCGGGTGCCGTCCGCGCGCTGCTCGATGCGGCGAAGGCCCAGGGATGGCAGCCGTCGGACGGGCGCCAAACGGAGCTGGACGGCTGGACCCTGCTGGACGCGGCCGCCGCCCTGCGGGAGCAGAACGCCGGCAGAGCACCGCATCACGTTCACGGCGCGGGCTCGGCCAGCGCGTTGAGCGCGGGCCTGAGCAACGCGGCAATTCGTTCGGGCGACGCCTCGCGCAACACGGGCAGCCCCAGGAGCTGATGACCGATGGTCACCCCGAGCAGGGTGGTGACCGCCAGGGCGGCGCGGAGGTCCCGATCGTCGGTCGCCGGGACGGCGGCACCCGCGTCCGCGATCTGACCGCCGAGCGCGGTCCGTACATGATCGGCGGCCGCCGGATCGGTGAGCATGGACCGCAGCACCGCGAGCGTCCCCTCGGGCAGACCGCCCAGCTTCAGGCCCAGCGTGGCCAGCATCCGGTCGGCGAACGCGTCACCGTCCGCGTCCTCCGGAGGCGGCGCGGTGAACGTCTGCACCGCCCGGCCGAACAGCTCCCGCTTCGAGCCGAAGTACTGCATGACCAGGGCCGGGTCCACGCCGGCCGCGCCCGCCACCGCGCGGATGGTCGTCCGGTCGAACCCCTTGGCGGCGAACTCCTCCCGGGCGCTTTCCAGGATGCGCGCCTCCGTGGCGCGGCGGCGGTCGGCGCGGGTCTCCCGGGGCGTGGTCACGCCGCGACTCTACAGCCGTTGACCGAACCCCTCGCCCCGCCCTACGGTCACACTCAACAAGCGTTGAGCGAATGGAGCCGTGCCGTGCCGCAACCGGAAACCTCCCGTGCCCGTAGCCCCCACGAGGCCCTGGCCGCCTATCACCGGGCCATGCTCGACAAGTCCGCGGACGATCTCGCGGACCTGTACGCGGCCGACGCGGTGCACGAGTTCCCCTTCACCGCTCCCGGCTTTCCCCCGCGCTACGAGGGCCGCGAGGCCGTGCGCACCGGCTACCGGGCGGTCTGGGGCGCGAGCCCCGTACGGATCGACGAGGTCAGGACGGTGTCCGCGTACGGAACGGACGACCCGGAGGTGATCGTCGCCGAACACGTGGTGGCGGGGACGCTCCCGGCCACGGGCGCCGCGTTCACCGTCCCCGGCCTGCTCGTGCTCCGGGTCCGCGACGGCCTGATCACCCATGTCCGCGACTACATGGACACCGCGGCCCTCGCCGCCGCCAGGGGCTGAGGCCGGCCGGGCTCACCCCTCGCGCAGCCCCAGCAGATACACCGCCGTCACCGCCACTCCCCGGTCCCCGTCCTCCGCCAGCTCCCCGAGCGCCCGCGTCGCCGTCGGGCCCGGGATGTCCGCCAGCGCCTGGGTGAGGCGGCGGCGGGCGGGCGCGTCGAGGGCCGGGTCGGCGAGGCGGCCGACGAGCGCGGAGGCGATCCGCTCGGCCGTCTCCGCATCAGCGGCCAGCACACCGAGCGCGTCGGCCGCGTCCACGTCCCGCACCGCCTCCGCGACCATGCCGATGAGCGTCGGCACCGCATCGGCCACCCCGCGCGCACCCAGCGCGGGCGCGGCGTACCGGCGCACCGCGACATCGGGGTGCCCGAGGGCGTCCCGCAGCAGCGCGCTCGCGGCCTCGCCCGGGATCCCGGCGACCGCGCGGACCGCACGGGCGCGCACCGCCGCGTCGGGCGAGTCCAGGCCCTCCGCCAGCAGGGTGAGCCCGCCGCCGGACCGTGCCAGGGCCCACCGCAGCGCACCGGCCACGCTCGCATCCGGCTCGCTCAGCACCGCCTCGACCAGGGCCTCCACCGGCACGGGCGCCCCGCCCGCCGAGGACAGCGCCGCCCGCTGCCGGGTGCCCGGGCTGGCGGAGCCCAGGGCCTGAAGAAGGGCGACGGTACGCAGGACGCCCTCCCAGTCCCCCGGCTCGGCGGCACCGATCCGGCTCAGCCGGTTCAGCAGCTCCGTCTCGCTCGCGATCCGTTCCCGGGTCCGCCGGACGAGGTCGTCCACGAGACCGGCCGGGCTGAAGCCGGGATCGTCCAGGGCGCGCCCCACCTCGCGCAGCGAGAGGCCGAGGGACCGCAGGCTCTCGATGTGGAAGATGCGCCGGACGTCCTCGCCGGAGTACTCCCGGTACCCGACGTCGTTGCGCCCCGTCGGCCGCACCAGCCCCAGCGACTCGTAGTGCCGCAGCATGCGCGCACTGACCCCGGACCGCCGCGCCACCTCACCGATCAACACGTAGGGCCTTTCGTTTTGGATCAGGCTGGATCACCGTACGGCCCGAGGGCCACCCTCCGCTTCGCCTCCTCGATCGCGAAGTCGAACCCGGCGTCCGGGTCGCGCCGCAGCTCCTCGGTGGCGAGCGCGTGCTCGCGGATCCGGGTTTCGGGGTGCGCGGCGGCGTCGTGCAGCACCGCACCGGCCGCCGCACCGAGCGCGATCAGCGCCCGGCTGAGGCTCAGCCGCGTCTCGCGGGCCCCGCGCCCGAGCTGCCCGGCCAGCACCGCGGCGAGCGCGGGCGCCTCGTCCTCGGGCACGAGGACGACCGCGGTCCGCCAGGCGGTGCGCGCCACCTCCTCGTCAGGGTCGGTGAGCAGGGCCCGGGTGAGCGCCGGCCAGGCCCGCCGGTCCCCGGTCTTGGACAGCGTGTGCAGGGCCTGGCTGCGGGCCCGCGGGCGCTCCGAGCGGAGCTCGCCGACGAGCCTGGGCACCGTCAGGTCCTGCGGGTGCCGGGTGAGCGCCCAGGTCAGCATCTCCCGTACGGAGAAGTCCGGCTCGGCCGCGCACCGCTCCACGAGCCGGTCCACCAGCCGCGCGTCCGGCGCCGATCCGACCGCCAGCGCGGTCCGCAGCCGCACCGACGCGTCCGCGTGTTCCAGCCCGCGCAGCGCGCGCGTGAGGGCCGTGTCCTCATTCGCCGTGGTCATCGGAACCACCTCCTCGCGGCCGAGTGAAGCGGTTGTCACCGTGACAAGGTCAAGCCCGGCGCGATTTCGGGGCCACCGGTCCGCGATTGGCCTTGGTTCCGCGCCGGGACGGAGACCTACGGTCGGCGCATGAGGATTCGCACCGTAGACGCGTTCACCGACCGTCCCTTCTCCGGCAACCCCGCAGGGGTCCTGCTGTTCGGTCCCGAGGGCTTCCCCGAGGACCCCTTCCTCCAGCGGGTCGCCGCCGAGCTGAACCTCTCCGAGACCGCGTTCGCCCACCCGCTGCCGCCGGGCGGCGACGCCGACTGGGCGCTGCGGTGGTTCACCCCGGTCACCGAGGTGGACATGTGTGGCCACGCCACCCTCGCCACGGCCCACGTCCTGCACACCACGGGCGCCGCCACCGGCACGGTCCGCTTCGCCGCCCGGTGCGGCACGCTGACGTCTGCCGCGCACCCGGACGGTTCGCTCACGCTCGACTTCCCGACCGCCCCGCTGACCCCCGAGCCCGCGCCGGACGGCCTCGCGGAAGCCCTGGGGGCGGAGCCGCTGTCCGTGCACGACACGGGTGCGCAGGTCGGGGACCTGCTGGTGGAACTGAAGGACGAGGCGGCCGTACGGGCGCTGGCCCCGGACTTCGCGGCGCTGGCCGCCCTCTCGCGGCGCGGCGTCATCGCCACGGCCGCCGCTGCGCCGCTGGGTGCGTACGACTACGTCTCGCGCGGCTTCTTCCCGGCCGTGGGCATCGACGAGGACCCGGTGACCGGCAGCGCGCACACCGCCCTGGCCCCCTTCTGGTCGGCCCGGCTCGGCCGCGACGAGCTGACCGGCCTCCAGGCCTCCGCGCGCTCGGGCCTCGTACGGACGTCGCTGCGCGGCGCGCGCACCCTGCTGACGGGCCACGCGGTCACGGTGCTGGACGGCGAACTGCTCGTCGGCCCGTAGGGCGTGTCCGCAAAGTCCCGGAGCTCACGGGGTGGGCAGCCAGCCCACCTTCCCGGCGAGCAGCGCGTAACCGACGAACGCGCCGATGTCCAGGAGGGCGTGCGCCGCGACGAGCGGGCCCACCCGCTGCCAGCGCCGGTAGAGCAGCACGAAGACGACGCCCATCACCATGTTGCCGACGAAGCCGCCGATGCCCTGGTAGAGGTGGTACGAACCGCGCAGCACCGAGCTCGCCACGAGGGCCGCCATCGGCGTCCAGCCCAGCTGCCCCAGCCTGCGCAGCAGATAGCCGACGACGATCACCTCCTCCAGTACGGCGTTCTGGAGGGCCGACAGGATGAGCACGGGGAACTTCCACCACACGTCGGGCAGCGACTCGGGCACGACGGTGAGGTTGAAGCCGGCGGCCCTGGCCACGAGGTAGAAGGCCAGCCCGGCGCTGCCGATGCCCGCCGCGACGACCGCGCCCCGTGCCACGTCCTGGCGCGGCCGGGTGCGGTCGAAGCCGAGGACCCGCAGCCCGGTCCCTTCCCGGATGAGCAGATGCGCGACAAGCGCGACGGGCACCAGCGCGGTCGTGATGCCGAAGAGCTGCCAGGCGAGATCCAGCCAAGGGCGGCCCGGGGCGGCCGAGCTGTTGAGGGTCGCCGCCTGATCCTTCAAACCCCCTGGTTTCGTCAGCGATCCGACAAAGCTGATAAGGGCGGACACGCCACTCGCCCCCAGCGAGAGCGCCAGAACCAGCACCGTCTCGGACCGGAGAATCCGTTGTGACACGGCCTCCTGGGGATAAGAATCAGCCACGCGCCCCGCCTCCACCTGTACACCTGCCCTCAGTTGTGCATTCGCGTCCCACGTCCCTCGCCGCCCCGCTAGGGTCTCGAATGCAGGTACGAAGATCATGCGCGACTGGCCGGGGGACGAGCGCCATTGCCGATGGTGTGGTCCCCCTTTTCCTTGTACATCCTCAAGGAGGGGCACCACCGACATGGGACGTCACAGCTTGCCCGATGACCGCGCGGCGGCCGGAGGCGGGGACCGTCCACCGCGCCGCCGCCGGACCGTGGCCATCGCCACCGTGCTCGTCCTCGCCGTGGCGGGAGGAGCGGCGGTCGCGGCCCAGGGCGGCCTGCTCCCGTTCTCGAAGTCGTGCGAGGAGAGCGCGGTCCACCTGTCGATGGTGGCCTCCCCGGACATCGCCCCCGCCGTACGTGCCATCGCCGACCGGGCACGTACGGACGAGGTGCGCTCCGACGGGCGCTGCGTCGACGTGAACGTGGTGGCCCGAGACTCGTACAAGGTGGCGGACGCGCTCGCGAGCGGAACCCGCCCCGACTACCAGATATGGCTGCCCGACTCGGACCTGTGGCTGACCAGGGCCAAGGGCGCCGGGGACGGCACCCCCATCACCCCGGGCGGCTCCGTCGCCACCTCACCGGTCACCCTCGCCACGGTCCCCGCGGCCGCCGAGCACCTCGGCTGGCCGAAGAAGACGTACACCTGGGCCGAGTTGACGGGCGCGGCCATGGAGTCCGACCGGGTACGCCTCGGCTCCGCCGACCCCGCGCGCTCGGCGACCGGTCTGCTGGCCCTCAACAGCATCGGCACCTCCGCCGGAAAGCAGGGCGGCGACAGCGACACCCGGGTCGCGGCCACCGCGAAGCTGCTCGCCCAGCGGATGTCCGACGGGGACACCCAGGTCGTGGCGACCCTGCCGCAGGACGGCTCGGGCGCCGAGGAGGGCAACCCGGCGCGCAACCAGGCGGTGCTCCTCTCCGAACAGGCCGCCTTCGCCCACAACGCCGAGTCGGCGGCCGACGGCAAGCTGGACCTGTTCTATCCCGAGGACGGCACCCCGCTGCTCAACTACCCGCTCACGATGGTGGACGAGCGCCGCCAGTCCACGGACGAGAGCCGGGCCGCGCTGCGGTTCATGATCCTGCTCTCCGAGGAGAGCTCCCTGACCACCCTCCGGGAGCACGGCTTCCGGACCACCTACGGCGCGGCGGACGACAAGCTGGTCGCGGCGGCGGGCGGCCGGTCGCCCCAGCCGTACGACGCGACGCAGCCGCCCGCCCCGACGGACGAGGCGCTCCAGGAGACGCTCGGCATGTGGACGATCACCGTGCAGAGCGCGCGGCTCACCACCGTCGTAGACGCCTCCGGCTCCATGGCCGCGACGGTGCCGGGCCGCAACCAGTCCCGGATGGACGTCACCAAGGCCTCGCTGATCCAGGCGCTCAACCAGTTCACCCCGAACGACGAGATCGGGCTCTGGGAGTTCGCGACCACGCTCGACGGGGACAAGGACTACCGCCAGCTGGTGAAGACGGCCCGGCTCGGCGACCCCGCGAAGGGCAGCGGCACCCACCGGGAGAAGCTGGCCGCCGCGTTCGCCGCGCTGCGCCCGGTGCCGGACGGCGCGACCGGGCTGTACGACACCGCCCTGGCCGCGTACAAGGAGGCGCAGCGCACCTATGTGAAGGGCAAGTTCAACGCGGTGGTGATCCTCACGGACGGGTCGAACCAGGACGAGCGGTCCATCTCGCGCTCCGCCCTCGTGGACGAGCTGAAGTCCATCGCCGACCCGACGCGCCCGGTCCCGCTGCTGGCCATCGCCGTCGGGCCCGAGGCGGACCGCGAGGAGCTGGACGAGATCGCCAAGGTCACCGGGGGCGGCGGCTACCAGGTGAGCGACCCGGCCGAGATCCAGGCGGTGATCCTCCAGGCGGTGATGACGGCGGGCCAGGGCGCCCGCGCGGCCGGCGAGTAGAGGGCCGGCGCCGGTCGCCGGTGAGCAGGGGCCGGGGGCCGGTCCGCAGCACGGACCGGCCCCGCCCTCACGGTGCCGGGATGCCCGCCGGCCAGGTGTGCACGGGGTCGCCGCCCTGCATCAGCTCGCCGTAGCGCCGGGTCATCGCGGCGAGCGCGGCGCCCCGGTCGAGGCCCGCCTCGCGCGCCCGGTGGTAGGTGTCCGCCTGCCAGGACGCGCCGTTCGTCCGCCGCTTGCAGCGCTCCTCGATGATCCCGAGGTAGTGCTCCCGGTCCGCCGGCTCGATGTTCCAGCCGTCGAGCCCGGCGGCGGCGAGCGGCAGCAGCTCGTCGCGCACCAGCTTGGTCACGGGCACCCGGGTCAGCCCGCCGGAGCGGCCGGGTCGGGGCCACAGCAGCTCGGCCTCGATGCCGTGGCGGCACGCGGTCTCGAAGTTCTCCGCGGCGGCGGAGAACGGCATCCGGGTCCACACCGGACGCGACTCCTCCGCCAGCGCCCGGACCAGGCCGTAATACAGCGCGGTGTTGGCGATGACGTCGGCGACGGTCGGGCCCGCGGGCAGCACCCGGTTCTCCACGCGCAGGTGCGGGACGCCGTCGGCGATCCCGTACACCGGGCGGTTCCAGCGGTAGACCGTGCCGTTGTGGAGGACCAGCTCCTTCAGCTGGGGCACCCCGCCGTCGGCGAGGACGCGCAGGGGCTCCTCCTCGTCGCAGATGGGCAGGAGCGGCGGGAAGTACCGCAGGTTCTCCTCGAAGAGCTCCTCGACCGACCCGATCCACTTCTCCCCGAACCAGGTCCTGGGCCGCACGCCCTGGTTGCGCAATTCGGGCGGCCGGGTGTCCGTGGCCTGCTCGAACAGCGGCGGCCGCGACTCCCGCCACACCTCGCGGCCGAAGAGGAACGGCGAGTTGGCTCCCAGGGCGACCTGGACGGCGGCGACGGCCTGCGCCGCGTTCCACACGTCGGCAAAGCGTTCCGGAGTGACCTGGAGATGCAGTTGCAGCGAGGTGCAGGCCGCCTCCGGGGTGATCGATCCGGCGGTGGCGACCAGCCGCTCGACGCCTTCGATATCGAGCGAGAAACTCTCGCCGCGCGCCGCCAGCATTTGATCGTTCAGGAGGGCGTAGCGGTCGACGTCGGAGAGATTGGACCGGACCATGTCGTCACGGCCGAGCGTCGGCAGGATTCCGATCATCATGATCCCGGCATCGACTTCACCGGCCTTCCGGTCGGCATATCCGAGCCCGGTCCGCAGCTCTTCTGCCAACTGATCCAGAACACGCCCCGACAGATGATGGGGGACTATGTTCACCTCAAGATTGAACATCCCCAGTTCCGTCTGGAAATCGTGACTCGCGATGCGCTCCAGTACCTGCCCATTCAACATCTTCGGCATGGCGTCGGCGCCCGTGAGATTCAGTTCGATCTCCATGCCCATGAGGTTGCGCGGCCGGTCGAACCGCCGCTCGGCCAGGAGCCCGGACAGCGCCTCCACGCACTGGTGCAGCTTCCTCCGATACCTCTGCCGGTCGGACAGGTCAAAGTCGCCCGCGACGACCTTCTCCCCCATCGAAGGGTCCTCCTCACGTGGCCGGCACGCGGCCCGCGCCGCCCGCATCACGATCGATAATGCCCGCAGGACGTGATCCGTAACGCCCCGCGGACGGCGCACACACGCTAATCTGAGCGCCGGGGCCCCGGGCACATTCACTCGGCATGACGCACCGGGTCGTTTCCCCGTACGGCGGGCCCGTAAAGCGCCGATGGGTTTCGGCCGACCGCGGCGCGGGAAAAACCCGAGGCGGCGGCTGCGCCGCTCGCGCCGAATCAGCATGATCTCCGCATAATAAAGTCCGGATACCGCCTTGCCGGCAATAGCCGTGGCGGCTAGTGGAAACACCGCGTGAACACGTGTCGTATAAACTCCGCGGACGAGGCAGAGAGTTGACGCACCGGCTCAGTCACCGGCCTCCTCTGGCCCCGCACGCCGACAACGCCGTCCGCACCCGCCCGCGCACCACCGTGTCTCCGAAGTGAGAGGCGACCCACTATGCCGCTGCATGTTCCCTTGGCCCCCGCGCCCGCGCTGCGCAGCGTCCTCGCGGCGCTCGGTTCACCGACCGCGGTCCGCGAGGCCCGCACGCCCGCCCTGCGGTCCGCACAGGGACCTCTGAGCCCCGAACACCCGCTCCCCGTCCATGTGCTGGGCGTCGCCCCGGGCGGGCTCGGACCCGCCACCCGGCTCGCCGCCTGGCGCTTCCAGATCCGCAGCTCGGAGCGGGCGGTGGCGGCGGCGGACACCATGCTCACCGCGGACGGCTGGGCCTTCTCGCACTTCTTCGAGGGCCCGTACATCGCCTCGACGGAGCTGGCACTGCGCCAGGCCGAGGGGATGAGCGGTCCCTACCAGCCGCGGCTGCTGTCCATCCCCGACCTGTACATGCTGGCCCTGTGGCTGCACGGCGACCCCACGGCGGACGCCTCCTGCGGCGCGCCGGGTCCGGACGACGTGCTCGTGCCTCTGTCCCCGGCGCCGCCCGGCTTCGCCGCCCACCGGCCGCACCGGGCCGCCGACCTGCTGCCGGTGATCACCACCCGCATCACGCCCGGCCCCGGTCCACTGCTGGGCTCGCCCGCCCCGGCCTGAGGCCGGCGGCCGCCCTCTCCGCGTGCTGTGCCCCGTCGCCCCGTCCGGCGGCGGGGCACAGCACGCGGTCGCGCGGAGGGCACCCGCCCATCCGGACTAGTCCCATCCGGCCACCCCGAACCACCCGAAGTGACAGTGCAGTTGAGTTGAACCGTCCGGGCGGGTGACGCGTCATGGGAGGAGTGGAAGCGCTGCGGCGAAATCCCTGCGGATTGTCGCCCGTGGG
Proteins encoded in this window:
- a CDS encoding glutamate-cysteine ligase family protein; the encoded protein is MGEKVVAGDFDLSDRQRYRRKLHQCVEALSGLLAERRFDRPRNLMGMEIELNLTGADAMPKMLNGQVLERIASHDFQTELGMFNLEVNIVPHHLSGRVLDQLAEELRTGLGYADRKAGEVDAGIMMIGILPTLGRDDMVRSNLSDVDRYALLNDQMLAARGESFSLDIEGVERLVATAGSITPEAACTSLQLHLQVTPERFADVWNAAQAVAAVQVALGANSPFLFGREVWRESRPPLFEQATDTRPPELRNQGVRPRTWFGEKWIGSVEELFEENLRYFPPLLPICDEEEPLRVLADGGVPQLKELVLHNGTVYRWNRPVYGIADGVPHLRVENRVLPAGPTVADVIANTALYYGLVRALAEESRPVWTRMPFSAAAENFETACRHGIEAELLWPRPGRSGGLTRVPVTKLVRDELLPLAAAGLDGWNIEPADREHYLGIIEERCKRRTNGASWQADTYHRAREAGLDRGAALAAMTRRYGELMQGGDPVHTWPAGIPAP
- a CDS encoding PhzF family phenazine biosynthesis protein, whose product is MRIRTVDAFTDRPFSGNPAGVLLFGPEGFPEDPFLQRVAAELNLSETAFAHPLPPGGDADWALRWFTPVTEVDMCGHATLATAHVLHTTGAATGTVRFAARCGTLTSAAHPDGSLTLDFPTAPLTPEPAPDGLAEALGAEPLSVHDTGAQVGDLLVELKDEAAVRALAPDFAALAALSRRGVIATAAAAPLGAYDYVSRGFFPAVGIDEDPVTGSAHTALAPFWSARLGRDELTGLQASARSGLVRTSLRGARTLLTGHAVTVLDGELLVGP
- a CDS encoding CPBP family intramembrane glutamic endopeptidase, whose amino-acid sequence is MADSYPQEAVSQRILRSETVLVLALSLGASGVSALISFVGSLTKPGGLKDQAATLNSSAAPGRPWLDLAWQLFGITTALVPVALVAHLLIREGTGLRVLGFDRTRPRQDVARGAVVAAGIGSAGLAFYLVARAAGFNLTVVPESLPDVWWKFPVLILSALQNAVLEEVIVVGYLLRRLGQLGWTPMAALVASSVLRGSYHLYQGIGGFVGNMVMGVVFVLLYRRWQRVGPLVAAHALLDIGAFVGYALLAGKVGWLPTP
- a CDS encoding nuclear transport factor 2 family protein → MPQPETSRARSPHEALAAYHRAMLDKSADDLADLYAADAVHEFPFTAPGFPPRYEGREAVRTGYRAVWGASPVRIDEVRTVSAYGTDDPEVIVAEHVVAGTLPATGAAFTVPGLLVLRVRDGLITHVRDYMDTAALAAARG
- a CDS encoding VWA domain-containing protein, with the translated sequence MGRHSLPDDRAAAGGGDRPPRRRRTVAIATVLVLAVAGGAAVAAQGGLLPFSKSCEESAVHLSMVASPDIAPAVRAIADRARTDEVRSDGRCVDVNVVARDSYKVADALASGTRPDYQIWLPDSDLWLTRAKGAGDGTPITPGGSVATSPVTLATVPAAAEHLGWPKKTYTWAELTGAAMESDRVRLGSADPARSATGLLALNSIGTSAGKQGGDSDTRVAATAKLLAQRMSDGDTQVVATLPQDGSGAEEGNPARNQAVLLSEQAAFAHNAESAADGKLDLFYPEDGTPLLNYPLTMVDERRQSTDESRAALRFMILLSEESSLTTLREHGFRTTYGAADDKLVAAAGGRSPQPYDATQPPAPTDEALQETLGMWTITVQSARLTTVVDASGSMAATVPGRNQSRMDVTKASLIQALNQFTPNDEIGLWEFATTLDGDKDYRQLVKTARLGDPAKGSGTHREKLAAAFAALRPVPDGATGLYDTALAAYKEAQRTYVKGKFNAVVILTDGSNQDERSISRSALVDELKSIADPTRPVPLLAIAVGPEADREELDEIAKVTGGGGYQVSDPAEIQAVILQAVMTAGQGARAAGE
- a CDS encoding HEAT repeat domain-containing protein, with the translated sequence MLIGEVARRSGVSARMLRHYESLGLVRPTGRNDVGYREYSGEDVRRIFHIESLRSLGLSLREVGRALDDPGFSPAGLVDDLVRRTRERIASETELLNRLSRIGAAEPGDWEGVLRTVALLQALGSASPGTRQRAALSSAGGAPVPVEALVEAVLSEPDASVAGALRWALARSGGGLTLLAEGLDSPDAAVRARAVRAVAGIPGEAASALLRDALGHPDVAVRRYAAPALGARGVADAVPTLIGMVAEAVRDVDAADALGVLAADAETAERIASALVGRLADPALDAPARRRLTQALADIPGPTATRALGELAEDGDRGVAVTAVYLLGLREG
- a CDS encoding TetR family transcriptional regulator; the protein is MTTPRETRADRRRATEARILESAREEFAAKGFDRTTIRAVAGAAGVDPALVMQYFGSKRELFGRAVQTFTAPPPEDADGDAFADRMLATLGLKLGGLPEGTLAVLRSMLTDPAAADHVRTALGGQIADAGAAVPATDDRDLRAALAVTTLLGVTIGHQLLGLPVLREASPERIAALLRPALNALAEPAP
- a CDS encoding HEAT repeat domain-containing protein encodes the protein MTTANEDTALTRALRGLEHADASVRLRTALAVGSAPDARLVDRLVERCAAEPDFSVREMLTWALTRHPQDLTVPRLVGELRSERPRARSQALHTLSKTGDRRAWPALTRALLTDPDEEVARTAWRTAVVLVPEDEAPALAAVLAGQLGRGARETRLSLSRALIALGAAAGAVLHDAAAHPETRIREHALATEELRRDPDAGFDFAIEEAKRRVALGPYGDPA